A region from the Brevibacterium paucivorans genome encodes:
- the gabT gene encoding 4-aminobutyrate--2-oxoglutarate transaminase, with translation MTSLEKGGPSLSQERKIVTEIPGPKSQEIEARRNKAVAQGVASGYPAYIVAAGGGILKDIDGNQIIDLGAGIAVTNVGNANENVVKRVTEQVEAFTHTCFMVNPYENYVELAEKLNQLTPGSFDKRTVLLNSGAEAVENAVKIARTYTKRNAVVVFDHAYHGRTNLTMAMTAKVAPYKHGFGPFAGEVYRAPMSYPFRDNDAAGTKISGEDAAKRVITMIEKQVGADQVAAIVIEPIQGEGGFIVPAEGFLPTLVDYARENGIVFVADEVQAGFGRTGKMFASEWEGIEPDLVTTAKGIAGGLPLSAVTGRAEIMDAVGAGGLGGTYGGNPSAVAAALGAIESYENEGLLERASALGDIMRSRMEALQSKFPEVADVRGRGAMQACELVQRDSIEPNADLAKAVAKHCADNAVLVLVTGTFGNVLRFLPPLTMSDELLNEAFDVLEEGFEKALS, from the coding sequence ATGACTTCATTGGAAAAGGGCGGCCCATCGCTGTCGCAAGAACGCAAGATTGTCACCGAAATCCCCGGACCAAAATCACAAGAGATCGAAGCCAGGCGTAACAAGGCCGTTGCGCAGGGTGTCGCTTCTGGGTACCCCGCATACATCGTTGCTGCGGGTGGCGGAATCCTCAAGGACATCGACGGCAACCAGATCATCGACCTGGGTGCAGGAATCGCAGTTACCAACGTGGGTAACGCGAACGAAAACGTCGTGAAGCGCGTGACCGAACAGGTGGAAGCTTTCACCCACACATGCTTCATGGTCAACCCGTATGAAAACTACGTTGAACTCGCTGAAAAGCTCAACCAGCTGACCCCTGGGTCCTTTGACAAGCGCACGGTGCTTTTGAACTCGGGTGCCGAAGCTGTTGAGAACGCGGTGAAGATTGCTCGCACGTACACCAAGCGCAACGCCGTGGTTGTGTTCGACCACGCGTACCACGGGCGCACCAACCTGACCATGGCCATGACCGCCAAAGTTGCGCCATACAAGCACGGCTTTGGGCCGTTCGCTGGCGAGGTCTACCGCGCGCCCATGTCGTACCCATTCCGCGACAACGACGCTGCCGGCACCAAGATTTCAGGTGAAGACGCAGCAAAGCGTGTCATCACCATGATCGAAAAGCAGGTGGGTGCCGACCAGGTTGCCGCGATCGTGATTGAACCTATTCAGGGTGAAGGCGGTTTCATCGTTCCGGCAGAAGGCTTCTTGCCAACCTTGGTGGACTACGCACGCGAAAACGGCATCGTTTTTGTGGCAGACGAAGTGCAGGCAGGGTTTGGACGCACTGGAAAGATGTTCGCCTCTGAGTGGGAGGGCATTGAGCCCGACCTGGTCACAACCGCAAAAGGAATTGCCGGTGGTCTGCCACTGTCCGCAGTGACCGGGCGTGCAGAAATCATGGACGCGGTAGGTGCTGGTGGACTGGGTGGAACCTACGGCGGTAACCCATCAGCTGTAGCGGCGGCACTGGGCGCGATCGAGTCGTACGAAAACGAGGGTCTGCTGGAACGTGCCAGCGCACTTGGTGACATCATGCGTTCCCGCATGGAAGCACTGCAGTCCAAATTCCCTGAAGTTGCCGACGTTCGTGGACGCGGTGCAATGCAGGCGTGCGAACTGGTACAGCGTGACTCAATCGAGCCAAACGCTGACCTGGCTAAAGCAGTTGCAAAGCACTGTGCCGACAACGCTGTTCTGGTCTTGGTGACCGGTACGTTCGGAAACGTTCTACGCTTCCTGCCACCGCTGACCATGTCAGACGAACTGCTCAACGAAGCATTTGACGTTCTGGAAGAAGGGTTCGAAAAGGCGCTGAGCTAA
- a CDS encoding YgfZ/GcvT domain-containing protein has product MSAVYGTGHRSSEIAHLGSPLREQRALADGKAVADLSSMSILTLTGPDSLTWLNSLTTQKLDSAQPGTSTETLVLSPTGHIEHWAYVYVADDRVWLLIDGDGQPLREFLESMKFMMRVEIADVSDDYTVVGSNGPADSAEPVVEWVDPWPEITPGGASYSAVTDHPGSAYDFRINVCRDREGLTLVGRDAWEALRIEAWRPALSDCDHKTLVGEIDILRTGVHLAKGCYRGQEAVARVHNLGQVPRRVVFLHLDGSDHAVVSPGDPILGPARGAERQVGTVTSAAIHYELGPIALGLVKRTVDPQAQLTVVTDDGNTRVSAAQEQIVGTQKETVTVQRNPQLRR; this is encoded by the coding sequence ATGAGCGCGGTATACGGCACCGGCCACCGATCGTCTGAAATTGCTCACCTAGGTTCACCGCTGCGTGAACAGCGTGCGCTCGCTGACGGCAAAGCGGTCGCGGACCTGTCGTCCATGTCGATCCTGACTCTCACGGGCCCGGACTCTTTGACCTGGCTCAACTCACTGACCACGCAAAAACTCGACTCGGCTCAGCCTGGAACGTCCACGGAGACACTGGTTCTTTCACCCACCGGCCACATTGAACACTGGGCGTACGTGTACGTGGCAGACGACCGCGTGTGGCTACTCATCGACGGGGACGGCCAACCTCTGCGTGAGTTCCTCGAATCCATGAAGTTCATGATGCGGGTCGAGATTGCCGACGTCAGCGACGATTACACGGTTGTTGGCTCAAACGGTCCGGCGGACAGTGCGGAACCTGTGGTCGAATGGGTCGACCCATGGCCGGAAATCACCCCTGGTGGCGCTAGCTATTCGGCCGTCACCGATCACCCTGGTAGCGCCTACGACTTTCGCATAAACGTGTGCCGTGATCGCGAAGGCCTCACCCTAGTGGGGCGCGACGCGTGGGAAGCTCTGCGCATCGAGGCGTGGCGCCCAGCGCTGTCAGACTGTGATCACAAAACACTCGTAGGCGAAATCGACATTCTGCGCACAGGAGTCCACCTAGCCAAGGGCTGCTACCGCGGACAAGAAGCCGTGGCGCGAGTACACAACCTGGGGCAAGTCCCGCGACGCGTAGTTTTCCTGCACCTGGACGGTTCGGACCACGCTGTTGTGTCCCCCGGGGACCCTATCCTGGGGCCCGCCCGAGGTGCCGAACGGCAGGTGGGGACTGTCACCTCGGCGGCAATCCACTACGAACTAGGGCCCATTGCGCTGGGACTGGTCAAGCGGACGGTCGACCCACAGGCGCAACTGACCGTTGTCACGGACGACGGGAACACGAGGGTGAGCGCTGCGCAAGAGCAGATTGTGGGCACCCAGAAGGAAACAGTTACGGTTCAGAGGAATCCTCAGCTCAGGCGTTAA
- a CDS encoding FABP family protein: protein MPVEIPTDLKPELVPLAWLIGSWEGVGVVGYGDTPDTQFGQRIDFVAPTSAPYLLYTAQSWLLGDDGKIADTLSVETGIWQLVRDRDNSDVGPGLIPPSEDSKYTNAEAVDALRNSDGDFDLEVSLVHPHGLTELYAGRINGPRIDLSTDVVARTRTSKDYKASTRMYGLVEGDLLWAWDMAANGHELASHASARLKKVA from the coding sequence ATGCCAGTCGAAATTCCAACTGACCTCAAACCCGAACTTGTCCCACTCGCGTGGCTTATCGGCTCGTGGGAAGGCGTGGGTGTCGTCGGTTACGGTGACACCCCAGACACGCAGTTCGGGCAACGTATCGACTTTGTTGCCCCCACCTCGGCGCCGTACCTGCTGTACACGGCGCAGTCGTGGCTTCTGGGTGACGACGGCAAAATCGCTGACACACTCAGCGTAGAAACCGGGATCTGGCAGCTGGTGCGCGACCGCGACAACTCTGATGTGGGCCCCGGCCTCATCCCGCCCAGCGAAGACTCGAAGTACACCAACGCGGAAGCTGTTGACGCTCTGCGAAACAGCGACGGCGACTTTGATCTTGAAGTTTCGCTGGTCCACCCGCACGGACTGACCGAGCTGTACGCGGGCCGCATCAACGGTCCACGCATCGACTTGTCCACCGACGTGGTGGCCCGCACCCGCACGTCGAAGGACTACAAGGCCTCAACCCGCATGTACGGCCTGGTCGAAGGCGACCTTTTGTGGGCATGGGACATGGCAGCTAACGGCCACGAACTCGCATCGCACGCATCAGCACGGTTGAAAAAAGTCGCCTGA
- a CDS encoding ammonia permease, translating to MERWISVLVALGLGVTLAVTSSLGYGPIAFASGMLVFVFAFGWPRLTDSPQPWTTSFTLGGFGFAGMLATWLAVAPPYLEWLPVLAGLGLLWSFVQHLARGIEASHAVANVSAQVAGIVITLSACTWIASLRLPGNHSAIYIGLAAIFLAQCATALPWPARYTSPLAVASGVAGAGIAHVFHPLPTVSVVVSLVFGMVLGVIVSATDRILGLIARARFQATSLNEARGVTKARTWGVQLALGAAPIALSGVAVYAVHRLPAWAVIWFG from the coding sequence ATGGAACGGTGGATTAGCGTGCTCGTTGCCCTGGGTCTAGGTGTGACCCTGGCGGTGACGTCGTCATTAGGGTACGGCCCTATCGCTTTTGCCTCCGGAATGTTGGTGTTTGTTTTCGCATTTGGGTGGCCGCGGCTCACCGACTCACCTCAGCCGTGGACCACAAGCTTCACTTTGGGCGGGTTTGGCTTCGCCGGCATGCTTGCCACCTGGCTCGCGGTCGCGCCCCCGTACCTGGAGTGGCTCCCGGTGCTGGCTGGCCTGGGACTGCTGTGGTCTTTTGTTCAGCACCTCGCGCGGGGGATCGAGGCATCACACGCGGTTGCGAACGTCTCGGCGCAAGTGGCCGGGATCGTCATCACGTTGTCCGCCTGTACGTGGATCGCAAGCCTGCGTCTGCCAGGTAACCATTCGGCCATTTACATCGGACTCGCCGCGATCTTCTTAGCCCAGTGCGCGACTGCACTTCCGTGGCCAGCCCGATACACCTCGCCCCTGGCCGTGGCCTCCGGTGTTGCGGGTGCAGGGATCGCGCACGTGTTCCACCCGCTGCCCACAGTGAGCGTGGTGGTCTCTTTGGTATTCGGAATGGTGCTGGGCGTGATTGTTTCGGCAACGGACCGTATTTTGGGGTTGATTGCGCGCGCTCGCTTCCAGGCGACCTCGCTCAATGAAGCCCGAGGTGTCACAAAGGCGCGTACGTGGGGCGTCCAGTTGGCACTGGGGGCGGCTCCGATCGCGCTTTCCGGTGTCGCGGTTTATGCCGTGCACCGTCTGCCCGCGTGGGCCGTCATCTGGTTCGGGTGA
- a CDS encoding response regulator transcription factor: protein MRILVIEATGETALPALHLLPHTITTSSPAMSDLITIDPGSFEIAVVDATSDLTIAPIISTRLKTAGFDGPTIVVLTDGGFSVAQESWNVTDVVSANAQPAEIDARLRLAYARAPQPRQPDVADPVRDTSAREPITRHGKLTVNHDNFTVTVGNRNVSLTYREFELLYHLVTHPNRAFTRAQLVTHVWGEAYLGGTRTVDVHVRRLRAKLGPEFAHAISTVRSVGYMFSSDEPVAQLSDRD, encoded by the coding sequence GTGCGAATCCTCGTGATAGAGGCCACAGGTGAGACGGCTCTTCCAGCCCTGCACCTCCTGCCACACACCATCACGACGAGCTCACCCGCAATGTCTGATCTCATCACCATAGACCCCGGCTCGTTCGAGATCGCCGTCGTCGACGCGACTAGCGACCTCACCATCGCCCCCATCATTTCCACACGGTTGAAAACGGCGGGTTTTGACGGCCCCACGATCGTCGTTCTCACCGACGGCGGCTTTTCTGTCGCACAGGAGTCATGGAACGTGACTGACGTTGTGAGCGCGAACGCGCAACCGGCAGAAATCGATGCGCGCCTCCGTTTGGCCTACGCGCGAGCACCTCAACCTCGCCAACCGGACGTGGCTGATCCGGTGAGGGATACCTCGGCGAGAGAACCCATCACGCGGCACGGCAAGCTGACAGTCAACCACGACAACTTCACCGTGACGGTGGGGAACCGCAACGTGAGCCTCACCTACCGCGAGTTCGAACTGCTGTATCACCTGGTCACCCACCCCAACCGCGCATTCACGCGCGCCCAGTTGGTCACGCATGTGTGGGGCGAAGCGTATTTGGGCGGAACCCGGACCGTCGACGTGCATGTGCGGAGGTTGCGGGCAAAGCTCGGGCCGGAGTTTGCGCACGCGATTAGTACAGTAAGAAGCGTGGGCTATATGTTTAGCTCAGACGAGCCAGTAGCTCAACTGTCAGATCGCGACTGA
- the mshD gene encoding mycothiol synthase, whose protein sequence is MSHTREMKVDDSVRELLREVTAHDHVAPLSDGVLGALDQVGDSGTHAPVSLGLVFEGRLAGFGAVVDQGERSAVEMCVAQEFRGRGGGRLLAEDLRARAREAGVLARTWAWSHGDHPAAQTLADSFGYSRERVLLQLSTKTVAEGLAVPDVRVPEGVEIRTYQPGDEVRWREINNAAFSWHPEQGNQSAQDYAKIVEDPGFDPASVFFAVQNGEVVGFHHTKIHTTHPSGLTMGEVYVIGVDPQVHSRGLGTALMIAGMRHLIDSGVDAIELYVESDNDSALHVYRKLGFVNEIRHISYAPQEHT, encoded by the coding sequence GTGTCACACACACGTGAGATGAAAGTGGACGACAGCGTCCGCGAACTCCTGCGCGAAGTGACCGCTCATGACCACGTGGCGCCGCTGTCTGACGGTGTCCTCGGTGCGCTTGATCAGGTTGGCGACTCTGGGACGCACGCGCCTGTCTCCCTTGGGCTTGTCTTTGAGGGCCGGTTGGCAGGGTTTGGCGCGGTTGTTGACCAGGGCGAACGTAGTGCCGTGGAAATGTGTGTGGCGCAGGAGTTCCGCGGCCGAGGTGGCGGCCGGCTTCTTGCTGAAGATCTCCGCGCGCGTGCCCGTGAGGCGGGTGTTTTGGCGCGCACGTGGGCGTGGTCCCACGGCGACCACCCAGCCGCCCAGACGCTAGCCGATTCGTTTGGATACTCACGTGAACGAGTCCTGTTGCAGCTGTCGACGAAGACGGTGGCAGAGGGGCTTGCTGTTCCGGACGTGCGCGTGCCCGAGGGCGTTGAAATCCGTACCTACCAACCTGGTGATGAAGTGCGGTGGCGCGAAATCAACAACGCTGCGTTTAGTTGGCACCCCGAACAGGGCAACCAGAGCGCGCAGGACTACGCGAAGATTGTGGAAGACCCTGGTTTTGATCCAGCTTCCGTTTTCTTTGCGGTTCAGAATGGTGAGGTTGTGGGTTTCCATCACACGAAGATTCACACTACCCACCCCAGTGGGCTCACCATGGGTGAGGTTTACGTCATTGGAGTGGACCCGCAGGTCCACTCGCGTGGCCTGGGTACGGCCTTGATGATTGCGGGCATGCGACACCTTATAGATAGTGGAGTGGACGCGATTGAGTTGTACGTCGAGTCTGACAACGACTCAGCACTCCATGTGTATAGGAAGCTGGGGTTTGTGAACGAAATCCGCCACATAAGCTACGCACCTCAGGAACACACGTGA
- a CDS encoding NUDIX hydrolase — protein MSPTPVSNAGESARLNADVLAAGAVLWRKAGGRLEVLLVHRPKYDDWAWPKGKVEKGETLPECAIREIEEETGYRVTLGLPLPPARYTVGKKLSKHVEYWAAHVETEAPPRPANPKEIDKAVWLPIEDARNKLTRFSDREQLDRLEQAHQTGSLYGFPVIIVRHGKAFPRSKWHETEQLRPLLGLGTRQSLALTGLLDAWEPRRLISSPWKRCVATLKPYSASTGRNIKTIKWLSEKNNSNKPEKTKQALEKIIAKEQAVAICTHRPVLPTVFRTLASFAPTGLAEKLPSEDPYMNPGEILIAYFRPGPVPRIVEVERYRPIDT, from the coding sequence GTGAGCCCCACCCCCGTTTCCAACGCAGGCGAATCCGCACGGCTGAACGCCGATGTGCTGGCAGCTGGTGCCGTGCTGTGGCGCAAAGCCGGTGGTCGTCTTGAAGTGCTTCTGGTACACCGGCCCAAATACGACGACTGGGCGTGGCCAAAAGGCAAAGTCGAAAAAGGCGAAACGCTACCCGAATGCGCGATCCGAGAAATTGAAGAAGAAACCGGATACCGAGTGACGCTTGGACTCCCCTTGCCGCCAGCCCGGTACACGGTGGGAAAGAAACTTTCCAAGCACGTCGAATACTGGGCGGCGCACGTCGAAACGGAAGCACCACCTCGGCCTGCTAATCCAAAAGAAATTGACAAGGCTGTGTGGTTGCCCATCGAAGATGCACGGAACAAGCTCACTCGCTTTTCTGACCGCGAGCAGCTTGACCGGCTGGAGCAGGCGCACCAGACGGGTAGCTTGTACGGGTTTCCAGTGATCATCGTGCGTCATGGGAAGGCGTTTCCCCGTTCCAAGTGGCACGAGACAGAACAGTTGCGGCCGTTGTTGGGTCTGGGAACGCGCCAGTCTTTAGCGCTGACTGGACTTTTAGACGCGTGGGAGCCCAGGCGTTTGATCTCCAGTCCGTGGAAACGGTGCGTGGCCACACTCAAACCGTATTCCGCGTCTACGGGGCGGAATATCAAAACCATTAAATGGCTCAGCGAAAAGAACAATTCAAATAAGCCTGAAAAGACAAAGCAGGCGCTAGAAAAGATCATTGCGAAAGAACAGGCGGTTGCGATTTGCACCCACCGGCCTGTTTTGCCGACGGTTTTCCGCACGCTCGCATCCTTTGCGCCTACGGGGCTTGCCGAAAAGCTCCCAAGTGAAGACCCGTACATGAACCCCGGCGAGATTCTGATTGCTTATTTCCGCCCGGGGCCCGTGCCACGGATTGTTGAGGTGGAGAGGTACCGGCCCATTGACACTTAG
- a CDS encoding substrate-binding domain-containing protein encodes MKLKRFAPAAAILAAGALTLSACGGSSDNGDKGGDNGGDKAVSGTLIGGGASSQEAAMTAWAEGVKADNPELSVNYDPVGSGSGRKGFLGSQYSFAGSDAALKDEELEEAKKVCGDGGAFHVPAYISPIAVAYNLPDVDEVKLDAETIAKIFAGEIKKWNDDAIAKQNEGVELPDMDIVPVHRADDSGTTENFTAYLTEAAGDAWKPGEIETWPKELGGESAQQTSGVVSLTQQKEGAITYADASQVGELGTVSVKVGEEYVPYSAEAAAKMVDASKPGEAGAIELDRKSEESGVYPIVLVSYHIYCKQYQDQETADLAKAFASYVVSEKGQKDAEAAAGNAPISQTTRDAAMKEIDAITAQG; translated from the coding sequence GTGAAGCTCAAGCGTTTCGCACCTGCCGCAGCAATTCTGGCTGCTGGCGCACTGACCCTGTCCGCTTGCGGTGGCTCCTCTGACAACGGAGACAAGGGCGGCGACAACGGTGGCGACAAGGCCGTATCCGGCACCCTGATCGGTGGTGGCGCTTCCTCGCAGGAAGCTGCTATGACCGCTTGGGCCGAAGGCGTTAAGGCTGACAACCCTGAACTCTCCGTCAACTACGACCCAGTTGGTTCCGGTTCCGGACGTAAAGGTTTCCTGGGTAGCCAGTACTCCTTCGCTGGTTCCGACGCAGCTCTGAAGGACGAAGAGCTCGAAGAAGCAAAGAAGGTTTGCGGCGACGGTGGTGCTTTCCACGTTCCTGCATACATCTCCCCAATTGCAGTTGCTTACAACCTTCCTGACGTTGACGAAGTTAAGCTCGACGCAGAAACCATCGCTAAGATCTTCGCTGGCGAAATCAAGAAGTGGAACGACGACGCAATCGCAAAGCAGAACGAAGGCGTTGAACTTCCTGACATGGACATCGTTCCTGTCCACCGTGCAGACGACTCCGGTACCACCGAAAACTTCACCGCTTACCTCACCGAAGCTGCTGGTGACGCTTGGAAGCCAGGCGAAATCGAAACCTGGCCAAAGGAACTCGGTGGCGAATCTGCACAGCAGACCTCCGGTGTTGTTTCGCTGACCCAGCAGAAGGAAGGTGCGATCACCTACGCTGACGCTTCACAGGTTGGTGAACTCGGAACCGTTTCCGTCAAGGTCGGTGAAGAATACGTTCCTTACTCAGCAGAAGCTGCTGCGAAGATGGTTGACGCTTCCAAGCCTGGCGAAGCTGGCGCTATCGAACTCGACCGTAAGAGCGAAGAATCGGGCGTTTACCCAATCGTTCTGGTTTCCTACCACATCTACTGCAAGCAGTACCAGGACCAGGAAACCGCTGACCTTGCAAAGGCATTCGCTTCCTACGTAGTGTCCGAAAAGGGCCAGAAGGACGCAGAAGCTGCTGCAGGTAACGCTCCTATCTCGCAGACCACTCGCGACGCTGCGATGAAGGAAATCGACGCTATCACTGCTCAGGGCTAA
- the pstC gene encoding phosphate ABC transporter permease subunit PstC produces MSHTTAEPQDKKAPSVTKSARGGAAGDKVFSGLALVAGAIILLVLAFVAIFLVVESLPALWPKIFSSQDSIVSADNFFQYVWPLMAGTLIASAIALLIATPIAVGVALFISHYAPRKIATPVGYVIDLLAAIPSVVYGAWGMTFLASSLVPAYAWLNKYLGWIPLFGGEASNTGRTILTSGIVLSVMILPIITSLCREIFVQTPKLHEEAALALGATRWEMIRMTVFPFARAGIISSIMLGLGRALGETMAVTLVLSPGIFSLSLISSGHNATIPSEIALNFPEAFGMRQNELIAAGLMLFIITLVVNMLARWIVSRHKEFSGAN; encoded by the coding sequence GTGAGCCATACTACTGCGGAGCCACAGGACAAGAAGGCTCCCTCGGTCACCAAGTCTGCGCGTGGTGGCGCGGCTGGAGACAAGGTCTTCTCTGGCCTTGCGCTGGTTGCCGGTGCCATCATTCTTCTGGTCCTCGCGTTCGTTGCAATCTTCCTGGTAGTCGAGTCCCTTCCAGCACTGTGGCCAAAGATCTTTTCGAGCCAAGACAGCATCGTCAGTGCGGACAACTTCTTCCAGTACGTCTGGCCGCTTATGGCTGGAACGCTCATCGCATCGGCAATTGCACTTCTTATTGCTACCCCGATCGCGGTGGGAGTCGCTCTCTTCATTTCGCACTACGCACCTCGTAAAATCGCAACTCCGGTTGGGTACGTCATCGACTTGCTCGCTGCGATTCCTTCTGTTGTCTACGGTGCGTGGGGTATGACATTCCTCGCTTCTTCGCTGGTCCCTGCGTATGCGTGGCTCAACAAGTACTTGGGCTGGATCCCACTGTTCGGCGGTGAAGCCTCGAACACCGGTCGTACGATCCTGACATCCGGAATCGTGCTTTCAGTCATGATTCTGCCCATCATTACGTCGCTGTGTCGTGAAATCTTCGTCCAGACTCCTAAACTGCACGAAGAAGCCGCGCTGGCACTTGGCGCAACGCGCTGGGAAATGATTCGCATGACGGTGTTCCCATTCGCGCGCGCCGGTATCATTTCGTCCATCATGCTTGGGCTTGGGCGTGCGCTCGGTGAAACCATGGCTGTGACCCTGGTGCTTTCGCCCGGTATCTTCTCGCTCAGCCTCATTTCGTCCGGACACAACGCAACTATCCCGTCAGAAATTGCTCTGAACTTCCCAGAAGCGTTCGGAATGCGCCAGAACGAACTGATTGCAGCTGGTTTGATGCTGTTCATCATCACCCTGGTCGTCAACATGCTTGCGCGCTGGATCGTCAGCCGCCACAAAGAATTCTCGGGGGCTAACTAA
- the pstA gene encoding phosphate ABC transporter permease PstA, whose amino-acid sequence MSKNIETNTDTKTEAPKTLARKGKQKNSLTAGQKPSWIWLAVLAGAAVVGLAWTFLVQHTFSLVGFAIITAIAYIIGMYIVTFAMENRRRAADGLWKNLVWATFIIALLPLVSVIWTVVANGLPSLIRNPAMLFQDMDGVTGATDQQTAQGGPLMGGFAHGLVGTLMITLLATIISVPVGLMTSIYLVEYGKGKLFSRAITFFVDVMTGIPSIVAGLFAFAVFQLFITTFIGTSPAKLQLVKMGFTAAIALSILMIPVVVRSTEEMLRVVPNELREASYALGVRKWRTIVKVVLPTSISGIASGVTLAIARVTGETAPILVTAGYIATTNWNVFNGWMTALPVYIYRQLVNPTAPAAPDPSIARAWAAALVLIVIVMLLNLVARVIAKAFAPKKTGR is encoded by the coding sequence ATGTCGAAAAACATTGAGACAAACACTGACACCAAGACCGAGGCGCCTAAGACTCTTGCGCGCAAGGGTAAGCAGAAGAACTCTTTGACCGCTGGTCAGAAGCCGTCGTGGATCTGGCTTGCTGTTCTGGCTGGCGCTGCGGTTGTGGGGCTCGCATGGACGTTCTTGGTTCAGCACACGTTCTCCCTTGTGGGCTTTGCGATCATCACTGCGATTGCGTACATCATCGGAATGTACATCGTGACGTTCGCGATGGAGAATCGTCGTCGCGCAGCAGACGGGCTCTGGAAGAACCTCGTGTGGGCGACCTTCATCATTGCGCTCCTCCCGCTGGTTTCTGTTATTTGGACTGTGGTTGCGAACGGTCTGCCAAGCCTGATCCGCAACCCTGCGATGCTCTTCCAAGACATGGATGGGGTCACCGGTGCGACTGACCAGCAGACCGCGCAAGGCGGACCGCTCATGGGTGGTTTCGCACACGGTCTGGTGGGTACGCTCATGATCACGCTGCTTGCCACCATCATTTCGGTGCCTGTGGGACTCATGACCTCGATCTACCTGGTTGAGTACGGTAAAGGAAAGCTGTTCTCGCGTGCGATCACGTTCTTCGTGGACGTTATGACCGGTATTCCGTCGATTGTTGCGGGTCTGTTCGCGTTCGCCGTGTTCCAGTTGTTCATCACGACGTTCATTGGAACGAGCCCGGCTAAACTGCAGCTGGTCAAGATGGGCTTCACGGCGGCGATCGCGCTGTCGATCCTGATGATCCCGGTTGTGGTGCGCTCGACGGAAGAAATGTTGCGCGTTGTTCCGAACGAACTGCGCGAGGCGTCCTATGCGCTGGGTGTTCGTAAGTGGCGCACCATTGTGAAGGTTGTTCTTCCTACCTCGATCTCGGGTATCGCTTCTGGTGTGACGCTGGCAATCGCCCGTGTTACCGGTGAAACCGCACCGATCCTGGTGACCGCAGGTTACATCGCAACGACCAACTGGAATGTGTTCAACGGATGGATGACTGCCCTTCCGGTGTACATCTACCGTCAGCTCGTCAACCCAACTGCACCGGCAGCACCGGACCCATCGATCGCACGTGCATGGGCAGCGGCTCTGGTTCTGATCGTCATCGTGATGCTCCTGAACCTGGTTGCTCGTGTTATCGCCAAGGCGTTCGCCCCTAAGAAGACCGGTCGCTAA
- the pstB gene encoding phosphate ABC transporter ATP-binding protein PstB, producing MSKRIQAIDLDVYYGNFLAVEKVNIDIAPRSVTAFIGPSGCGKTTFLRTINRMHEVLPGARAEGQILLDNEDIYGPGVDPVVVRTQVGMVFQRPNPFPTMSIRENVLAGYKLNGTRLSSQRANEIVERSLTGANLWNEVKDRLDRPGSGLSGGQQQRLCIARTIAVEPDVILMDEPCSALDPISTLAVEDLINDLKEQFTVVIVTHNMQQAARVADKTAFFNIAGTGKPGHLIEYDDTSVIFSNPSHEETQNYISGRFG from the coding sequence ATGTCAAAGCGCATCCAAGCCATTGACCTAGACGTCTACTACGGCAACTTCCTTGCGGTAGAGAAGGTCAACATCGACATTGCACCTCGTAGCGTCACCGCATTCATCGGTCCTTCCGGTTGCGGTAAGACCACGTTCCTCCGCACCATCAACCGTATGCACGAAGTGCTTCCTGGTGCTCGCGCCGAGGGTCAGATTCTGCTGGACAACGAAGACATTTACGGACCTGGCGTGGACCCTGTTGTGGTTCGCACCCAGGTGGGCATGGTTTTCCAGCGCCCAAACCCGTTCCCCACGATGTCGATTCGTGAAAACGTTCTGGCGGGTTACAAGCTCAACGGAACTCGTCTGAGCTCGCAGCGTGCGAACGAAATCGTTGAGCGTTCGCTCACAGGTGCAAACCTGTGGAACGAGGTGAAGGACCGTCTGGACCGCCCAGGCTCCGGCCTTTCCGGTGGTCAGCAGCAGCGTCTGTGCATTGCTCGCACGATTGCTGTTGAACCAGATGTGATCCTCATGGACGAACCTTGTTCAGCTCTTGACCCGATTTCGACCTTGGCTGTTGAGGATCTGATTAACGACCTCAAGGAACAGTTCACGGTTGTGATCGTGACCCACAACATGCAGCAGGCTGCACGTGTGGCTGACAAGACCGCGTTCTTCAACATTGCGGGAACCGGTAAGCCAGGTCACCTCATTGAATACGATGACACTTCGGTCATCTTCTCGAACCCCTCGCACGAGGAGACCCAGAACTACATTTCTGGTCGCTTCGGATAA